One genomic window of Oncorhynchus kisutch isolate 150728-3 linkage group LG24, Okis_V2, whole genome shotgun sequence includes the following:
- the LOC109881509 gene encoding potassium voltage-gated channel subfamily A member 2-like produces the protein MTVVTGDPGDEAYELEPDHECCERVVVNISGLRFETQRKTLSQFPETLLGDPKKRMRYFDPLRNEYFFDRNRPSFDAILYYYQSGGRLRRPVNVTLDIFSEEIRFYELGEEAMEIFREDEGFIKEEERPLPENAFQRQVWLLFEYPESSGAARIIAIISVMVILISIVSFCLETLPVFRNDEEDDGNKVFQPFNNSTSSYTSSYFTDPFFILETLCIIWFSFEFLVRFFACPSKAGFFGNIMNIIDIVAIIPYFITLGTELAEKPEDGQAGQQAMSLAILRVIRLVRVFRIFKLSRHSKGLQILGQTLKASMRELGLLIFFLFIGVILFSSAVYFAEADEADSQFSSIPEAFWWAVVSMTTVGYGDMVPTTIGGKIVGSLCAIAGVLTIALPVPVIVSNFNYFYHRETEGEEQGQYLNTPSVPKADSAEDLKKSGRSGSGSTLSKSDYMEIQEAALNHSTEDFRAERLKTGNCTTLANTNYVNITEIRTDV, from the exons ATGACGGTTGTAACAGGTGACCCGGGGGACGAAGCATACGAACTGGAACCGGACCACGAGTGCTGTGAGCGTGTAGTCGTCAATATCTCCGGGCTTCGATTCGAGACGCAGCGGAAGACCCTCTCCCAGTTCCCTGAGACTCTGCTGGGGGACCCCAAGAAGAGGATGAG GTACTTCGATCCTTTGAGGAACGAGTATTTCTTCGACAGGAACCGGCCCAGTTTCGACGCCATCCTCTACTACTACCAGTCAGGCGGGAGACTGCGTCGGCCAGTTAATGTCACTCTAGACATCTTCTCTGAGGAGATCCGCTTCTATGAGCTGGGAGAGGAGGCCATGGAGATCTTCAGGGAGGATGAGGGCTTCATTAAGGAAGAAGAGCGTCCTCTCCCGGAGAATGCGTTTCAGAGACAG GTGTGGCTGCTGTTCGAGTATCCGGAGAGTTCCGGCGCGGCCCGTATCATCGCCATCATCAGCGTCATGGTGATCCTGATCTCTATCGTGTCCTTCTGCCTGGAGACACTCCCCGTGTTCCGGAACGACGAAGAGGACGATGGCAACAAGGTGTTCCAGCCCTTCAACAACTCCACCTCTTCTTACACGTCTTCCTACTTCACTGATCCCTTCTTCATCCTGGAGACGCTCTGCATCATCTGGTTCTCCTTTGAGTTCCTCGTCCGCTTCTTCGCGTGTCCTAGTAAAGCCGGGTTCTTCGGTAATATTATGAATATCATCGATATTGTGGCGATTATTCCATATTTCATCACGTTGGGCACAGAGCTGGCAGAGAAACCGGAGGACGGGCAGGCTGGGCAGCAGGCCATGTCCCTGGCCATCCTCAGGGTCATCCGTCTAGTCAGGGTATTCAGGATCTTCAAGCTGTCCAGACACTCCAAGGGGCTCCAGATCCTGGGCCAGACCCTGAAGGCCAGCATGCGGGAGCTTGGCCTTCTCATCTTCTTCCTCTTCATTGGAGTTATCCTCTTCTCCAGTGCTGTTTACTTCGCTGAGGCCGACGAGGCCGACTCCCAGTTCAGTAGCATTCCAGAAGCCTTCTGGTGGGCCGTGGTTTCCATGACCACCGTGGGCTACGGCGACATGGTGCCCACCACCATCGGCGGGAAAATCGTTGGATCGCTCTGCGCCATCGCCGGCGTGCTGACCATTGCGTTACCAGTTCCTGTCATCGTGTCCAACTTCAACTACTTCTACCACCGGGAGACCGAGGGTGAGGAACAGGGGCAGTACCTGAACACACCCAGCGTGCCCAAGGCCGACTCAGCCGAGGACCTGAAGAAGAGCGGCCGCAGCGGGAGTGGATCGACCCTCAGTAAGTCAGACTACATGGAGATACAGGAAGCTGCACTGAACCACAGCACAGAGGACTTCAGAGCAGAGAGACTCAAGACAGGCAACTGCAC CACGCTGGCTAACACAAACTATGTCAACATCACCGAGATAAGAACGGACGTATAG